The DNA window CGGCAGTGGTGGAACCGCCCAACAAGGCGCCGCCGATCATCAGAGTCGGCGAATCCTTCATAAGATACGTCTCCGGTGACTCCACCccggtggaggaggaggaggatgagcTTGGTCCGGTGTCCTATGAGGCGGAGGAGTGTGAGACCGATGGGGAGCCGGAGGCTGGGAAAATCATCAAAGATGTTATGGAGGGCCTAGTGGAGACCCAAGACTTGGACGAACCACAGGACGTGAACGGGCTGATGATCAACGGCCTGCTCATTGATTACCGCAATCCTATCGGTGCCACCGGCAAGTGCATCAATATGCTGCTGCAATGTGAACCGTACCAGCGCTGTGTCAAAATGCTGTTGGACATCCAGGTAAAGTCAGGACGCACATCTGGGGGACCTTTTCTCCAGATCTTTCTTGAACTGATGCTGTCCCCAACTTTCTTACTTTTTTGAGAGAAAACATTCATGAAATCAAGACGAATATTCTCTTATAAAGgggtttttatttagtttttcaaGACAAATGTAGTTTCTGAAAATGAGTGATTTTTATGCACTAATTAAGTTTGTCTCTTCGAAGTCtagagatttttatttaactgtCTATCCTTATGAGTACCATCATTCATTGGTAATCCTACCAATTTCTATAAAACTAGTCAATAGATTAGTGTAGCTTCACACTTCAGTTAGGGTTCCTCGCTAAAGTTTTACAGACAAGCTAACCTAAGGACGACTTCCCCACAGAATCTGAGTTCGAAGTTGGTGCATGTGTGCTGGTTGAACAAGACCCGCCTGCGTTCCGATCGATTGCCCATGAACTCCGAGCTGGTCTTTGACCGCAGTGAGTTCATCCTGGAGCCGAAGGGTCGCCGCCTCATCCGGGTGATGTTTCAGCCGCAAGTCGTGGGCCTCTTCACGCAGCGCTGGTACGCGTGCATCCAAAAGTCTCCCTTCTGTGGCACCCGGCGCCTGGAGGTCGTCGTCCAGGGTCAGTGCACCATGCCGGCTCCCTTTCAGCGCCGCCTGGAGAACCACCGCAAGGTGCCGGTGGACAAGCAGCAGAAGCTGCAGGCGCACAGCATCCTCAACATGCAGGCCAGCCTGGCGCCCATTATCGAGAATCCCCGACCATTGTGTCCCTTCCAAAGAGCCCTCGACGAGCGCGAGGTCTTCAATGCCCAGAACTTTTCCTATCGCTGCGAGCGGTACGAGGATCTCGAGGCCCTCAAGGAGATATACGCACTGGCCAAGAAGCCACGTGACCGACCCTGGGACTTGAGTATCGAGACCCTGCGGCGCTTCATCGGCAAGCAGGAAAGCCGCTTTCTGCGCGAGAGTCTCCACAACCGACTTGTGAGTCTGCTCCAGCCGATGAAGTGCAACAGGTGCTCGTCTTTTCCCCTCCTGGACCACAATCCCCAGCGGGATCGGTCCCGCTTTATCTACGTGCGTGGCACCATCAGCAGCTTCGTGGATGAGTGGGAGGCCATGGCCCTTGGTCTGGATGAACAGTTCTTCAAGCTGGAGCTTCTGCGCTACCTGGGACAACCTTCCCTTCAGGAAATCGGAGGAATGTCCCAGAAGAGCCGCCAGCAGGCCCCGAATGAGCCAAAAGATGAAATGGAGATCGTGGAAGTCATCTCGAAGAGAGTCAGGAGCAGCAAATACCTGAAGGACTCGCTCTACATGCAGACCTACAGCCTCCTCTGCGATACTGCCGAGGATATTGTGTCCGTCATCGAAAGCACCTCTGACTAAGATTCCATCTCATGAGGTGCTCTACTCCCTTCAAACTGAGGAGGGAACTAGAGTCACAAGTTTTCGttcttgtatatttttgaCATGTTTCAACGGCATTACCcaaataaagtataaaaagataatttttaaaggatGTAGGAGTCGCTTTTGTTTAATAATGCAACCATCTCTGAAAGACCAAATTCTATCCATTGCGCTGTAgaattttgtacaaattaaCCTCATTTAAAATCAATATGCTTTGAATACGGATTGGGTGATgaatttgtattaattttgattttcttaacTAAGTTAAATTTAGCGTGAAATGAAACAGATCTATATAGCTTGTATTGCttccattttttaaacacagTTGACAAAGGAttctacagtttttataacaTTCAAAGCTAACATACAAAATACCCAAAACTTCAtctgaaaatggaaaacgagAGAAGAAGTTCACATTCGCTGGGGGCGGAATGCAATACGTTTCTAACGGACTCCATGTTCACCAACAAAACCGCAGGTTCCGAGAACCTTTCCAAATTCACACTGGCCAACATGGTGACACTACCGTCATCCTTGTCGCAGCCCACAACTCGGTCGATTGCGCAGTCGCAGCTGAACGCCACCTCGCCCATGGGCAAGTACACGGAGCGCATGGTGGAGGAGATCCTGAACGAGATCTTCCAGGAGCGACGCGGCGAGTTCCCGgagacctcctcctcctgccacATGGCCGAGAAGCCGTGGCCGAGCGAGGAGCACGAGCCACACGTGGACAAACGCCTCCGCTACTGGAAGGACGTGCTGCAGCAGCGCAGGAAGATGCAGCAGCGCGTGCAGCGGGAGACGGGAAAGCTGGCCAGCGAGGTGCTCTTCAACCGCCGCTCCACGCTGGACAACCGCGATGGGGAGACGGTGAAGCGGCTCCTGGACTATGCAGATCGCATGGAGTGCGAACGCCTGATGGGTGCTCCAGTGGCCAAACTGGGCGACCGCCAGGATCCGTGCACCTGCCAGGTGATTCCCGGACTGGAGGCCACGCCACCACAGGCAGAAAAGCGCGGCTACAAGGATGTCGAGATCATTGGTCTGCCCGAAGTTAGCAAGCGCGAGCTGCTGGGCAGGGATGCCTTGGAGCAAAAGCCTCCAACCGGCTGGCTGCAATCGGAGTTCTTAGACGAACGGCTGGAGCAGAAGTTTCCGGCCATCCAAAATGTGGTCGAGTA is part of the Drosophila biarmipes strain raj3 chromosome 2R, RU_DBia_V1.1, whole genome shotgun sequence genome and encodes:
- the LOC108030040 gene encoding uncharacterized protein LOC108030040, producing MRPTQHSVIHSLGKFSQVSIDSQSNKHNFMDGRDDDEEEPENKYVANETVEDILKEVLRTQNFQLKQSDSLLDEHCQSVRCRDRTLRSDLNQDLDMDPRLRNWNRVLEQRRRLQERIARQTGKRTEDVLFNRSTTIDEASKRMILRVLDTADRSRPLVRLKEKDTLTSLKPRQDPELCREIKELYAVKPQLQQVEFVGLPQVTQQELAATQVPPEEAESQWQRSQVLSQRLEEKKEFIQKVLEFAPDLHELQVRPAVVEPPNKAPPIIRVGESFIRYVSGDSTPVEEEEDELGPVSYEAEECETDGEPEAGKIIKDVMEGLVETQDLDEPQDVNGLMINGLLIDYRNPIGATGKCINMLLQCEPYQRCVKMLLDIQNLSSKLVHVCWLNKTRLRSDRLPMNSELVFDRSEFILEPKGRRLIRVMFQPQVVGLFTQRWYACIQKSPFCGTRRLEVVVQGQCTMPAPFQRRLENHRKVPVDKQQKLQAHSILNMQASLAPIIENPRPLCPFQRALDEREVFNAQNFSYRCERYEDLEALKEIYALAKKPRDRPWDLSIETLRRFIGKQESRFLRESLHNRLVSLLQPMKCNRCSSFPLLDHNPQRDRSRFIYVRGTISSFVDEWEAMALGLDEQFFKLELLRYLGQPSLQEIGGMSQKSRQQAPNEPKDEMEIVEVISKRVRSSKYLKDSLYMQTYSLLCDTAEDIVSVIESTSD